The nucleotide window AGCAGGGGTCTGGGAGaaggtagcacgtccagtgaaATGAGGTCAGGGTTCCACAGCTGCATTTAGAACATCAGAATTCTGACTCAAGTTCCATTATTTTGTTGGACCACATCCTACATGGGCTTACTATTTTCAATCTCACCTAAACAGATAACAGTTTCACCTATAACCTCGCTAACGTCTGGTGCTTTCTTCTTGTTCAACAGGGTCCTCCACATGTTGAACCCCAGGCCAATGCCAGGTCCTATCATGCCAGTAGATGTAGCCATGAGGATCTGCCTGGCAAGCTCTCCGCCCCTCCGCAGCTTCCTCAGCACGTACGAGGACTGCCGATCGCGAAACCTGGTCAACCGCTACAAACCACTTAGGCCATGCATCAGCTCCAAGCAGCAGGTAGAGGCCTCTAGCCTGGGATGGAAGAGTCCCAAGGCCATGGGAAAGAAGCGGGTGGTCTTCGCCGATTCAAAAGGCATGTCCCTAACGGCCATCCACGTTTTCAAGGAGTTTGAGGAGGACCCACTGTCTGACCTGCAGTTTGACCTGTCTGACCTGGCCAATGCCACTGCCGGCCTCAAGGTCTCCGTGGAGAAAAGTTTTACTCTGGATTTCCCTCAGCCCGCTGCAGATTATCTGGACTTCAGGAACCGGCTCAAGAAGAACCAAGTGTGTCTGGAGAACTGCACACTCCAGGAACGGTCGCTCACCGGCACCGTGAAAGTCAGGAACGTAAGCTTTGAGAAATCGGTCTCCATCCGGATAACGTTTGACTCGTGGAAAACCCACACGGACGTTGCTAGTACGTACCTGAACAATGTGTACGGTTGTTTGGACACTGACACCTTCGCTTTCACCGTCGACCTGCCAAGTTCTGTGCCCTCACAGGAGCGTGTAGAGTTTTGCGTATGCTTCGCCACCCAGGATCAGACGTACTGGGACAACAACGATGACAAGAACTACAAGTTGCTCCACAacgacacagacacagaccagaccagcaaCCCCATCATCCAGACCACCACACCAGTGGAGTTCAAGGGAGACGGCAAGAGGCCGGAGATGGAGTTTGACCAGTTTGGGAGCCCGAGGACGTCCAGTGGATTCTTCCCTGAATGGCAGAGCTGGGGACACATAGAGAATACAACCCCATACTGGTGAAGCAACAACAAGGCCTTTATGAGAAATCCACAAGCTGCTCCAACAGCATCAACTCCAATTGCTTGATGTAAGAGGAGTGACAACAGAACATTTAACAGCTGATGCATGCCCCCCCCCCAACAGTGAAGATATAAGCACAATCTGAACAGTGAAGATGTTAAAGGTCTGCGACTCACAAATCAACAGTTAAGGTCATTGTGGGGCTTTAGAATGGGCATGTTTGTTTTGTCAAAATCCTTCTGTCAATGAAAGGTTCAGAATAGGTTTCTCTTCATGTTTGGGGGTATACAGGAAGGTACAAAAATCTATAAACAACAGTTTGAGCCCGTAAGTATCCGTTGTTGTCATCCAGTTAACACCCTAATCACTGTGACCAGTACTCAACATAAAGCATTGTGGTAAAATGCCATCACAGCCACACAAATATAACTAGAATTAACAACAAATAGCAAAGGGCATTCAAGGTTCAGTGATATCTAGAAATTGGTTTAGACTTTAAAAGTGGACACAATTTTTGTATTGAACTAAAAAATGTGGTAAATCATGAGTTGTCGTAACATAGATGCCTTCCTTTGTAATGTTAATGTGATTGTCCGTTAAACTGTTAGTAATCTCGGCCACCTGCCGGCTCACTCTCTGTCGAGACTACTCTATGCGCCAGCAATTCGAGCCTGGGGATGAGGTTAAACTGTTTGTAATACAATGGCATTACTTCACCACCTGTATACACAGCGAGTAGGgactggattcaatccgtatcgcgtaAGATCTGTGTTAGAATTtaaaggtcatttccgattgagccgacatgcaGCGTTTatcgtgaatgcagtctccacgaacacaggaacattgcctttaaatttcaatcgtgCTATAACTCGGATCTTCTGCGATACGGATTTAATCCAGCCCTATATGTACAGATTTAATCCAGCTCTAAAGCCTTTTCAAAAAGAGAAAGATAACTCCAGATTTGGGAGTCTGCACTTTAGGGAATATTTTCAAAGGAGGTTTAGCATTTTGTACATGGAGATCTGTTTTGGTGAGTTTATAAATACAGAATTAGCTTTACTTGCCCTGTAATAGATTGAACTATTCCTTGCTGTTAGACATATGGTAAGCCACCAAAATGTCAGTATAATGTAAGTCACCCGAATGTTGACAGACATTGACAGTTCGAGAGCAGTCTTTGCACTGACCGAAATACAGTATGCCTTTTTAAATGTGAGTGTGAAAGAATGAGACGTTGAAAGTGGAATGATTTGGTACAACATGACGAACTTCATATTGAAGTTGCTTCAGTGTTTCATAGCACCGTTTGATTGAAGACTTTCAGGTAAACAAAAAAAGAAAAGCAATACAGGTAAATATGCATGACTATACCCCAGCATATTATCAATTAGGTGTAAGCCTAAATGGATCACctacctttttatttttttttgcacaAGTTTTCACACATACGTCCATTGCAAACACATTTTATGTGCTCTTCCTAACCTTCTCTTCTTAATGTTTGCTGCTACTGTATGTAAGTGCTGTTCTATCTTCAATGTGTTTCATGGACCCGTGGTATGTGAATGGTCTCCTATGGGAAGAGAATGAGGGGAGAGTGGGGATGTTATTTAAGGAATGTACAA belongs to Coregonus clupeaformis isolate EN_2021a chromosome 1, ASM2061545v1, whole genome shotgun sequence and includes:
- the LOC121534275 gene encoding protein phosphatase 1 regulatory subunit 3C-B, encoding MNCTRVLHMLNPRPMPGPIMPVDVAMRICLASSPPLRSFLSTYEDCRSRNLVNRYKPLRPCISSKQQVEASSLGWKSPKAMGKKRVVFADSKGMSLTAIHVFKEFEEDPLSDLQFDLSDLANATAGLKVSVEKSFTLDFPQPAADYLDFRNRLKKNQVCLENCTLQERSLTGTVKVRNVSFEKSVSIRITFDSWKTHTDVASTYLNNVYGCLDTDTFAFTVDLPSSVPSQERVEFCVCFATQDQTYWDNNDDKNYKLLHNDTDTDQTSNPIIQTTTPVEFKGDGKRPEMEFDQFGSPRTSSGFFPEWQSWGHIENTTPYW